CCGCAAGCAGTTCAAATTGTTTTACGTAAGATTCCCAGGTCGGGAAAACATTGTAATGATCCCAGGCAATACCGCTGATAAGTGCCATATGCGGCTGGTAATGCATGAATTTTGGTGTTCTGTCCAGCGGTGATGTGAAATATTCATCTCCTTCAATGACAATAACGGGAGCATCATCAGAAAGTTTCACCATATTTTCAAAACCTTCTATCTGAGCACCAACCAGATAATTGAAAACACGTTTGTTGAAATTCAGAACATGCAGAATCATGGAAGTGATAGTTGTTTTACCATGACTTCCGGCAATAACAACGCGCTGTTTGTCGACGCTTTGTTCAAAAATATATTCAGGATATGAATAAACTTTAATACCCAATTCCTGTGCTTTTTTTAATTCAGGATTATCTTCTCTTGCATGCATTCCTAAAATCACTGATTCAAGATCAGCCGTAATTTTTTCCGGGAACCAGCCTGTTTCGGCTGGCAAGAGATTGTGTTTTGCCAGGCGGCTGACCGATGGCTCATAAATTTCGTCATCGGATCCGGTAACGATGTAGCCTTTTTGGTGTAATGCAATGGCAAGATTGTGCATAACGCTCCCGCCTATGGAGATGAAATGTATTTTTCTGGATGAAGTATTCTGACTCATTATTTATTATCGTAATGGCTGATTAGAAGCGAAGTTAACAAGAATTGATCTTTGGGCAAATGACAGATGAAATGCAGCTGGTAAAAATAGTCAAACCTGAATAGAAAAAGCGGCTATCCGTTTTTACGAAAGCCGCTTTTTCTAAATAATTTGAAACAATTAACCTCTTTTCACAAATTTCTGAGTTTCCTGAGAACCACTCGTATGAACGAGCCTCAGGACATATGCTCCGGGTGTAAGTTGGCTCACATTAATTTCTGGCCCTGCCTTATTATCGGATTCATATATTACGGCTCCGGACAGGTTAATAATTTGTACTTTGTCAATTTTACTCCAATCGTCGGCTGTGATGGTCAATTTGTTCACGGCAGGATTTGGATAAATAATTGCCAGATTTCCTGTTTCAAATATTACGCTCTGAATGCGGCTGTAAGCATAGGATCCGTCATTGTCAATCATTTTTAACCGGTAGAGATTTTCTCCGTTTAGGGGCTGTGCATCAGTAAAAGAATATTTTGAAAGCGTTTGATTTGTTTCACCATTTGCTTTTACAGTTCCCAAGGTTTCCCAGCTTTTTCCATCAGTACCGTGCTCGATATCGAATCGGTCGCTGTTTACCTCCATGGTAGTTGCCCAATTTAACAAAGCTGTTTTTTCTGATTTTGTTGCTGTAAAACTGGTTAAAGTTACGGGTAGGGGATCTCCAACTGCAAGTGATGTTGTAGCTATTTTAGCGCTGCATCCGTCACGATTGGTTTTTACGGTATATACATAATTTCCATTCGCCGACGGAGCTTGAATTTCAATAGATGATCCGGTTTTATTGATCGCGCCCTCACCATTCCAGGTATATTTTACGTCATCGCACTCTCCGCCGGCACAATTTACGGACAGCGTAGTTGTTTTTCCTGCCGCAGGTTTATCATCAGAAGTCGCGGCCTGGATAGTAAAAGTACAAGGCAGTAAATTATTGCTGTCCCAAAGATTATCCCAATAGCCATCGTCTGACATTTTAAATGACTTAGGAAGAGCATCTGTGCTTGCCCAGTTTGCACCACCTGTATCGTTCCATTGCTGAAAAAGGTTTTTATCGGTAAAAACGGTAGGGAAAATGTTAATAGGTACAGAAGCAGCGCGTTTCGGAGCTTTATAATTTCTTCCAACATATTGGGCTTTAATCAATGCCAGTGCAGGAGCAAGCTGGTTCATCGCGTCGTCAGAATAGTACATTGCCAGATGAATATAGTCCGCACCATGTTTGTAACCTCTCGGCATCCACTCGTATGGGATATTCCAATTAATTCCAGATCCGCTCGACTGTTCTCCCAAATCTTCCGGATCAAATTCGATTGCTGCTATTTTATCCGGATTTGTTCCTTTAAGCACATCCAGCGCTAATATTTTTTTCTGAAGATCATATTGATTTGTTCCATCAGATGTATATATCCCATCTGCCAGTTCCAATGCCAGAGGCAGCGTACTATTATGAAGGTGCGACAAATTTCCCTGCGGTGTACCGAAATCAGAAATAAAATAAAGAACTTTTATAGAAGGACTATGGCTTTTTACAATATTGTAAAAACCCTGGAATTTTTTCAAAAGCCCCCAGCCGGCAAAACGATGTAAATCTCTTCCCATGTCAGAATTATAATTTCCGTCAGTAGGCTGGGAAGCTGAACTTATGTTAACTTTTTGATTTCCCCAAGTGGCCACGGTTTGATTTGGGAAACGAAGCGGCAAGAATTTGGTTCTCCATGATTCCAAAGCTTTTTGTTCAAAAAAGCCCGGATCGGGCCCGGAACTTCCGCTGTTGAATGGAATAGCATATTCCTCTGCAGGGCTGTTGCCCATTTCAACATATAACAACTTCGGATAGTAATCTTTAATTTGCGTAAGGACATCATCCACAAAGGCGTTAAACCGGGTTTGTGCATAATCCGAAAAAATAGAAGGACAGGTATATGCAATTTCTGATCGCACCAATGCTCCGTATTTAGTTTGTGCAACATCGGAACTGCCAAAGTAAGTATCATTCCAGTATCCGGCGCGTTGATACGGAAAGTGCAGTGCAAACTTCATCCCGGGCTTTAACTCAGTAAGCGCTTTTACTGCTGCTATCATTTTTGCACGTTGATAATTGCCGGGAGTTGGCTCATATTGATTCCATTCAATGTGCAGACGAACCGCGGTAACGCTGGCATCCTGACCGTTGTATGTTAAGTTGGCAAACCTTTTG
The sequence above is drawn from the Dyadobacter subterraneus genome and encodes:
- a CDS encoding T9SS type A sorting domain-containing protein, translated to MYGKHYSTLSIYSLRLEKILKTVLGILFVLGICNSKLLAQPEIILNTTGYGFSKDEANGINSDQWVYIKRFANLTYNGQDASVTAVRLHIEWNQYEPTPGNYQRAKMIAAVKALTELKPGMKFALHFPYQRAGYWNDTYFGSSDVAQTKYGALVRSEIAYTCPSIFSDYAQTRFNAFVDDVLTQIKDYYPKLLYVEMGNSPAEEYAIPFNSGSSGPDPGFFEQKALESWRTKFLPLRFPNQTVATWGNQKVNISSASQPTDGNYNSDMGRDLHRFAGWGLLKKFQGFYNIVKSHSPSIKVLYFISDFGTPQGNLSHLHNSTLPLALELADGIYTSDGTNQYDLQKKILALDVLKGTNPDKIAAIEFDPEDLGEQSSGSGINWNIPYEWMPRGYKHGADYIHLAMYYSDDAMNQLAPALALIKAQYVGRNYKAPKRAASVPINIFPTVFTDKNLFQQWNDTGGANWASTDALPKSFKMSDDGYWDNLWDSNNLLPCTFTIQAATSDDKPAAGKTTTLSVNCAGGECDDVKYTWNGEGAINKTGSSIEIQAPSANGNYVYTVKTNRDGCSAKIATTSLAVGDPLPVTLTSFTATKSEKTALLNWATTMEVNSDRFDIEHGTDGKSWETLGTVKANGETNQTLSKYSFTDAQPLNGENLYRLKMIDNDGSYAYSRIQSVIFETGNLAIIYPNPAVNKLTITADDWSKIDKVQIINLSGAVIYESDNKAGPEINVSQLTPGAYVLRLVHTSGSQETQKFVKRG